The window TCTTGACCGCAATCGAGAAGCGGACGGGCAAGTCGTCGTGGACGGTCGAGCGTGAATCATCGAAGTCCTGGTCGTCACCCATTGTCGCTGAAGTCAACGGCGTGGAGCAGTTGATAGTCAGCAGCGGAGGAAGCGTGACCGGCTATGACGCATCCAATGGCGACGTGTTGTGGTCGCTCGATGGCTTGGAGGGCAACTCAGTGCCCTCGCCGACTTTGGCCGGTGATTTGCTGCTGATTGGTGCTCGTTTGCCGGAGTTTGCTGGCGATGGCGACGCGCAGTCAAACTGCTGTTTGGATCTTTCGCAAATCGAAAATGGCAAACCTCATGTCGCGTGGCGTGCTGACAAAGCGATTTGTGAATACGCCAGCCCCGTCGTTGCCAATGGGCACGCGTATTTTATGAACAAGGCCAATGTGCTGCACTGCTTGTTTGTCATCGGCGATTGATCACCGGTTGCAGCCAAGCACTGACGGAAGGGCAGAGAGCAACGGTGAGCGTCCGATCCGAGACGACGGCCCGATGTGATAACGAAGGATCGTGTCGGACAAATATGTTGAAATCCCGAAGTTTTCGATGTTCAACTTGACGAACGAATCGGTTGTAGTCATCGTACTAGGCAGCAATCGTCTTTGGTCGGACCACTTTGCCACAATCTAAAACTCTCTCTGAATCGAACGTCGCTTCCATGACTTCGCTGTTCCGGCCCCTCGTCGCTAGCCTGCTCTGCAGCCTGATCGTTCTCGGTCACGCTCCGGCTTGGTTGCATGTGGCCACCTGTGATAGCGGATCGCATTCGCATGCGAATGACAAGGCGAACGATGCGGTTTTTGTTTGTCCGCATGGGTGTCATCACCATGTGACGGAATCAGACGCATCGACCAAAGATGCTTCGGAAACGGTTCCTCACTCGCAAGATTCAAACACCCCTCACGATCACGATAGCTGCGGGATTTGCCAATCATTGGCGAGCCCTGTCGGTGTGACTTGGGACTTGGTGGTCGTTCTTCCAACTGAGTTTGTTTCGGAACTCACCAGCGTCCCGGCTGTTCGCCCCTTGTTGGCGACCCTTCTTTCGATCCCGCAGCCTCGCGGGCCACCGGCGATCTCCGCCTAGGTTTTGCACTCCATCCGTGGGATAGGCTTCCAGCCTGTCGTCCGCGCATGGCAGCTTGCATCTCGAACTTTTCTCCACCTCATTTGTTTTGGTGTTCACCGTTGATCGGTGCGCGTCAATCCAACTGGACTCACGACCCAATACGTCCCGCCGCGCGGCGGTGCGATCGGTCAAACGGTCCGACCAAACCAGATCGGTTGTGCTTCGCGCGGTGGGGCTCCTTGTACAAGACAAATCGATTCAGCAGCGGAAACGCAAAAGCCATCCGTGAAAGAGTCACTGCACCGGACGGCTCGCGCCGTTCCGCTAACAAAACAACGTGTGCGGATTGTTCGTCGCCGCCGCACATGCCTGCATTGGTCATGCGGAACCTTTGGTCAGGCGGCAAAACATTTCTCTGAAACCCGTTTTCTCAAAGGAAAACAAGATGCGTAAGTTGTTTAAGAACAAGAAGGGTCAAGGCCTGGTTGAGTATGGTTTGATCATCGCCGGTGTGGCTTTGATTTGTGCCGCGGCTATCTCGGTGTTCGGTCACAAGACCAGCGATTTGATCTCCGCAACAGCAGCCGTTTTGCCTGGGTCTCATGCAGGCGATAACGCTGCAATCACTAGCGGTGCGTTGATCGAAACTAGCGAAGGTGCCGCCGGAGACGCAATTGAACTAGACGCAGATGCAATCCTTGCAGCGAGTGGTACCGGTCGGTTGGGAAATAACGTTCTTGGGGCAGGTACTGCCGAAGGGTTCGGCGGATTGGTCGTTGAAGCACCGTAGGTCTATTTAGCTTCTCGTCAGAAGCTTCGTCCACTCGCGGCGAGCCTAGCTCACCGCGAGTGGTTTCTTTGTTTTTTGAGTGCATAGGCTTCCAGCCTGTGTGTCCTGTCTCAGAGGCTAGAAGCCTATGCCACTTGGTGGTTTCGGATGTTTTTGTTGATCGCATCGATGATCGCTTGCTTGCTGGTTTGGGCCAGTTTGCATGATCTCCGCACTCGAGAGATTCCCGATTGGATCTCGGTGTTGATCGGTGTCGTAGCGATTGTCAGTTCCTTGCTGGGTTGGCTGGGGCTTTCGATCGTTTGGGTGTTGGCCGGCGGAGTCGTTGGACTTGTGATTGCGTCTGCCTTGTTTCGATTCGCGAAGCTGGGTGGTGGCGATGGCAAACTCATCATCGCGCTCGCCATGTTGGTCGGGCCCGTTGGAATTTTGATTGTTTTGTTTGGAATGGCCATCACCGGTGGCGTGCTCTCGCTCATCGCGATGCTTCGCGGCCAGCGTGATTACGCCTATGTGCCGGCCATTGCGGCGGGGTTCGTGGGCTACGTCGGTTTCGTTCACTTCCTCGTTTGATTCAAAGATGATCGTTTCCATGTTGATGAGCGAGAATTGATGCGAAGTCGCCGCCACAATCGATCCGGTCAAGCACTCGTCGAGTTTGGGCTCGTCGCGTTGGTGCTGTACATGCTCGTCGGTGGCGCGATCACGTTTGGAATCTGGATTTACGCAGCGGGACAGATTCAACAAGCGGCCAACGTGGG of the Rhodopirellula baltica SH 1 genome contains:
- a CDS encoding A24 family peptidase, which encodes MFLLIASMIACLLVWASLHDLRTREIPDWISVLIGVVAIVSSLLGWLGLSIVWVLAGGVVGLVIASALFRFAKLGGGDGKLIIALAMLVGPVGILIVLFGMAITGGVLSLIAMLRGQRDYAYVPAIAAGFVGYVGFVHFLV
- a CDS encoding DUF2946 domain-containing protein — encoded protein: MTSLFRPLVASLLCSLIVLGHAPAWLHVATCDSGSHSHANDKANDAVFVCPHGCHHHVTESDASTKDASETVPHSQDSNTPHDHDSCGICQSLASPVGVTWDLVVVLPTEFVSELTSVPAVRPLLATLLSIPQPRGPPAISA
- a CDS encoding Flp family type IVb pilin, which translates into the protein MRKLFKNKKGQGLVEYGLIIAGVALICAAAISVFGHKTSDLISATAAVLPGSHAGDNAAITSGALIETSEGAAGDAIELDADAILAASGTGRLGNNVLGAGTAEGFGGLVVEAP